A portion of the Rhizoctonia solani chromosome 6, complete sequence genome contains these proteins:
- a CDS encoding Retrotransposable element Tf2 protein: protein MDILDSYEFVSLALDSNKKPLLFIDLYVQKFPAEPIRTLIDSGATSNFISPSIVEKYKIPKTQLENPQVVRMLDGTISQTGRIWHQVHLTVSANGHPHSIPFLVCPIGNTPAILGITWLSQESPLIDWTLGTVTFPKQAQIASEEEADPDPLADLPSQYHEFAKVFGEEEFKVLPPHREYDIAIDLVPDAKLSPGPIYGMTDAESKALKQHIDEELATGKIRPSTSSAGAPVMFVKKADGSLRLVVDYRKLNEVTHKNVYPLPRQDDLMAKLRHAKVFTKLDLRWGYNNVRIKEGDEWKTAFRTKYGLFEYLVMPFGLTNAPAAFQHFMNDLFRDLIDVTVVIYLDDILIFLEKPEEHPSHVREVLSRLLKNQLFCKLSKCHFHVTTVDYLGIVISPAGFSMDQKKIEAVMSWPQPRTVKQVQAFLGFVNYLRRFIPNFSSVARPLHNLTKKETPWSWGNLEEAAFQELKGLVTKSPVLIHSNPSLPYYLETDALGVAMGAILSQQGEDNRLHPVAYMSKSFSGAEANYNTHDKELLAIIKALEEWRIFLEATDKPVQVFTDHRNLEYWMQARTFNRRHARWRIFLSDFNFEIHYRPGKQSGKPDALSRRSDYVDTPPEPEVMLPAEVFANTSKEELEIVTEIRAKLKEDPSLEPIIQFLTEDADNAPPSIRKAYRDYNWEEDLLWYQGKLVVPDSEALKEQLLREFHNSPLAGHPGQQRTLELLSRNYWWPGMKSSAKEWVECCPVCQANRRAHGPVIALKPLEVPPFPFHTISYDFITGFPKSNGHDAILVVIDSFSKFGHFIPTSKRVTAKGLADLFVTHVWKLHGLPVKTVSDRGTTFTGKFLRALYKRLGIKPSFSSAYHPESDGQTERVNQFIEFYLRSYVAADHSDWATWLPLAEYAYNNAKHASTGKTPFELVYGRNPVMNPSNIPANVPEADGVADTLAREWKEAKSALRMSKERMARDKGTIPEYSVGEKVWLDGKNVELRTNSNKLDPKRLGPFEVIEKVSSHAYRLKLPETLKIHDVFYVGLLSKTHESPSQPFPERPPPETIEGEEEYEVEQIIDSKRQRGKWFYLIKWKGYGPEDNSWEPEELLEHSQEEIQRFNKSRLKKARDSAKSL, encoded by the coding sequence ATGGACATTTTAGATAGTtatgaatttgtatctctcgctctggattcaaataaaaaaccttTATTATTCATCGATCTATACGTCCAGAAattcccggcagaacccaTCAGAACTCTtattgactcaggagccacatcaaacttcatTTCCCCTtcgattgtggaaaaatataaaattccaaaaacccaactcgaaaatccccaagttgtgagaatgctagacggtactatttcccagactggtcgcatttggcaccaggttcatctcacggtttcggccaatggccatccccactccattcctttcctagtCTGCCCCATTGGGAACACACCTGCCATACTGGGCATAACATGGCTCTctcaggagtcacccctCATCGACTGGACCCTAGGCACCGTTACCTTTCCCAAGCAAGCACAGATTGCctcggaagaagaagctgacccGGACCCTCTAGCAGACCTCCCAtctcagtaccatgagtttgctaaagtatttggcgaggaggaattcaaggtctTACCTCCCCACAGAGAATACGACATCGCAATAGACCTTGTTCCTGACGCCAAATTGTCCCCAGGCCCTATATATGGAATGACCGATGCAGAATCTAAGGCACTCAAACAACACATAGACgaagaattggcaacaggaaAGATCCGTCCTAGTACCTCTTCTGCCGGAGctcccgtcatgtttgtcaaaaaggcggACGGATCCCTTAGATTGGTcgttgattacaggaagctgAACGAGGTCACCCATaagaacgtctacccccTTCCTAGACAAGACGACCTAATGGCCAAGTTAAGGCATGCCAAGGTGTTTACCAAGCTGGATCTacgatggggttacaacaacgtcaggattaaagaaggagatgaatggaagacagcgtTCAGAACCAAGTACGGGCTATTCGAATATCTGGTAATGCCGTTCggccttaccaatgcccccgccgccttccaacatttcatgaatgacttgttcCGGGACCTTAtcgacgtcacagtggtcatatacttggatgatatcctgatcttcttggaaaAGCCTGAAGAACACCCTTCTCATGTCAGGGAGGTACTATCCCGGTTACTGAAGAATCAGCTGTTTTGTAAACTCTCAAagtgccatttccacgtcactacggttgattaccttggcattgtcatatcccctgcgggcttctccatggaccagaagaagattgaggccgtCATGTCCTGGCCCCAACCCAGAACAgttaaacaggtccaggccttcctagggtttgtcaattacctccgccggtttatccccaacttcagttcTGTTGCACGCCCGTTACACAATcttaccaaaaaggaaaccccctggtcatggggcaacctagaggaagcagcGTTCCAGGAACTAAAGGGTCTTGTCACCAAATCTCCGGTCCtcatccactccaaccccagccttccctactacctagaaacagacgcattgGGAGTAGCGATGGGAGCCATCTTAAgccaacaaggagaggataaccgccttcacccagttgcatatatgtccaagtccttttcCGGCGCAGAAGccaactacaacacccatgataaggaactcctggctatcatcaaggcactggaagaatggaggatattcttaGAGGCGACAGACAAACCAGTACAAGTGTTCACGGATCACCGGAacctggagtattggatgcaggcacggacattcaaccgcaggcatgcaagatggcgcatattcctgagcgatttcaactttgagatccactatcgcccaggaaagcaatcagggaaaccagacgccctctCTAGGCGATCGGACTACGTTGATACCCcaccagaaccagaggttATGCTCcccgcagaagtctttgccaatacatcaAAAGAGGagctggaaattgtcacggagaTACGCGCCAAGCTAAAAGAAGACCCATCCCTTGAgcctatcatccagttcctaacTGAAGATGCGGATAACGCTCCTCCCTCCATTCGGAAAGCTTACAGAGATTAcaactgggaggaagacctactatggtatcaagggaaacttgtggtcccagactcagaggCCTTGAAGGAACAattactcagggaattccacaactctcCCCTGGCAGGTCACCCAGGTCAACAGCGGACCCTGGAACTCCTGAGCCGcaattactggtggccaggaatgaagtcatccgcaaaagaatgggtagAGTGCTGCCCAGTCTGTCAAGCCAACCGTCGCGCCCATGGACCTGTCATTGCTCTAAAACCGTTAGAAGTCCCACCTTTCCCATTTCATACAATCTCCTACGACTTCATCACGGGTTTTCCCAAGTCCAACGGTCACGACGCAATCCTGGTAGTAATAGattccttttccaaatttgggcatttCATTCCTACTTCCAAGAGAGTAACCGCTAAGGGACTAGCGGACCTATTTGTGACCCATGTctggaaacttcatggaCTACCCGTCAAAACTGTATCGGATCGAGGAACCACGTTTACCGGAAAATTCCTCAGGGCACTGTACAAACGACTGGGAATCAAACCGTCCTTCTCCTCGGCCTACCATCCAGAGTCAGACGGCCAGACGGAAAGAGTAaatcagttcattgagttttaCCTCAGATCATACGTAGCAGCCGATCACTCAGACTGGGCCACCTGGCTTCCTTTGGCGGaatatgcgtacaacaatgccaaacACGCGTCCACGGGAAAAACGCcctttgaattggtttatGGGAGGAATCCAGTAATGAACCCCTCCAATATCCcagccaacgtaccagaagcagatggCGTAGCAGACACACTGGCCcgagaatggaaagaagccaagtcagccctcagaatgagcaaggaacgCATGGCAAGGGATAAAGGAACTATCCCTGAATATTCAGTTggggaaaaagtctggctagatgggaAGAACGTGGAACTCAGGACGAATTCCAACAAGTTGGACCCCAAACGATTAGGCCCGTTTGAGGTAATTGAAAAGGTATCCAGTCACGCATACCGCCTCAAATTACCAGAGACCCTCAAGATCCACGatgtattctatgtgggattaTTATCAAAAACACACGAATCCCCCAGTCAACCTTTCCCAgaaagaccccctcctgaaacaatagaaggggaagaagaatacgaagtggaacaaatcattgactccaagagACAACGGGGTAAATGGTtttacctaatcaaatggaagggttacggtccggaagacaactcctgggaGCCGGAAGAACTTCtagaacacagccaggaggAAATCCAGCgtttcaacaagtcacgactgaaaaaggctcgtgactccgccaagagcctttaa
- a CDS encoding Retrotransposon-derived protein PEG10 — MEPEPTISALLEAVTALTATVGSLQDQICNQGQQLIELKAICKETADLLGDKDQGGPQVQAQPGPSTGPVTPPTHPRGEAHTPGTVRPGLKAPFRPSRGTGFDSEEEEEPRRAPKKEPRDTPKRSLSSLTPFDSGSSVKRPKMELPDPYKGDSRGRKATQWLDRMLLWVALHWDQFDEEEQMVVWILYHMTDKAANWALPLIGAIIKGEGNPPNTIPTLTAKFKEAFDNPDAKRAAARKIAALSQTTTTSEYVTEFRNLMAELDWNEEAYIAQFTRGLHWKVKELLSTKDSVPDELEAIFAASIKIDNIRRENEENRPKKASAKSPATVATTSTTTTQRVRLSEDPNYVTPEERDRRRASGLCVKCRQKGHGIKQCPNGWKATIKEVAKVAEDAESGKD; from the coding sequence atggaaccagagccgaccattagcgctctcctcgaggctgtcacagccctcacagccacagttgggtccctgcaggaccaaatttgcaaccaaggccaacagctcattgagctcaaggccatatgcaaggagaccgccgacTTACTCGGcgacaaggatcaaggaggaccccaagtccaagcccagcctggcccgtcgactgggcctgtcactccccccacacacccaaggggagaagcgcacactccaggaacggttaggcctggactcaaggctcctttccgcccatcaagaggaacgggctttgactcagaagaagaggaggaacccAGGCGagctcccaaaaaagagcctcgcGACACGCCTAagcggagcctcagctccctcaccccatttgattcagggtccagcgtaaagcggcccaaaatggagctcccTGACCCATATAAAGGGGACtccaggggaagaaaggcaacccagtggctggaCCGTATGCTGCTGTGGGTCGCGCTTCATTGGGATCAGttcgatgaagaagaacagatggttgtgtggatactataccacatgacagacaaggcagccAACTGGGCTCTTCCCCTGATTGGGGCAattatcaagggcgagggcaACCCCCCAAATACCATCCCAACCCtcacggccaaattcaaggaggcctttgACAACCCCGACGCCAAGCGGGCCGCTGCCAGAAAGATTGCGGCACTCTCccagaccaccaccacctccgagtacgtcacggagttccgcaatctcatggcggaattagactggaacgaggaggCCTACATCGCGCAATTCACGCggggcctccactggaaggtcaaggaactgctgtcaaccaaggatagcgTTCCTGATGAACTTGaggcaatttttgcggcctccattaaaattgacaacatccgccgcgaaaatgaggagaatcGCCCCAAGAAGGCTTCTGctaagtccccggccaccgtggccaccacttccaccaccaccactcaacgggtccgcctatcagaggaccccaattacgtcaccccagaagaaagggaccgccgccgcgcatctgGGCTATGTGTGAAATGCAGACAAAAGGGCCACGGcatcaagcagtgccccaatgggtggaaagccacaatcaaggaggtggcTAAGGTTGCCGAAGATGccgagtcgggaaaagactga
- a CDS encoding peptidase C14 gives MPLLSLSESLARVKHKLKQRLSIGATNNTLGSGSVSRMWPSVTALLSQLESSAEPFGPLKSAISVLARLAEACEGLSKEQSEYEQLRKKIDKTLNDISTHMRSPAEGMMTDSVKLICSEIEAEVSALDAKQGLSTGRLLVRATDGLDEVMECCQRVHDHLERLTLNLNLNILQGISEQMLELILAKMTPSMSAVYNSAEAAEIKRGACTEGTREAQIKLLLEWADEPSSGRTCWMNGMAGTGKTTIAYTVCTELKSKNQLGASFFCSRTIPECRRVKHIIPSIAYQLARFSLPFRCALSKALSADIDAHALALNVQYKKLIEDPLAAVKDCLPADLIVVIDALDECDNEDSVGQILELLMPAAHTLPIRYLISSRPEKEITRNMTGRLDGHDDARLVLHNLDSGTVRFDIDTYMRKELADVPLNEDQRRRIADRCGVLFIYASTTCRYIRQAHEMNTLHSALGVIMQSASRSMEYGGEEEIDELYKNILDTAFNKASVNQADRQKMRAVLETAVCAIEPMTKSAIAGVLSLDNDTQVDRLLLPFRSVLNVAQKTGLVSTLHASFPDFMLSQIRSGQYHCPPKLRHTTIAEACLRLIDGAEPKFNICALPSSFLLDDQVKDLAHRVTQSISPGLAYACRYWITHLTLGEHTNRLTGLVGGFFQSRLLLWMEVMSLTKNIRYAASIIQSAEKWCTEQNVPEPVTKLAHDASQFVSVYANHPVSQSTPHIYASMLPFWPQSRPLSAAYMPRTSGLAQPTGTAIDRRRLALIATWKVSTRNVESMSLSRDGRRLVVPTADSIEVCDTTTGESVVSLAEERTKNVDYVAISPDGSKVAFSSYGGTPYVWDTANGGAVTQLLPGGVSGGHSLAFSPDGSRVACGLENGKVYVCALEQDVSALGPLMGHTSYVNSVVFSSDGLHLASGSYDKTVRVWDVQTGQPVSTPLEGHTGPVCSVCSCPTDSRIASGSLDKTVRVWDPQTGQTVLGLLTAHSGPVYCVAFSHNGAFIASGSTNNTIQVYDTRTGHTVLGPLEGHTNAIRSVIFSPDSTRLFSCSDDGTVRVWNVQDIHTSNPLPTASSLSSAILCIRYSRSGTRLVSGSEDGLIHVWDVATGQLALGPLHGHKYGILSVDYSADDRYIASGSEDKTLRIWDGLTGQDIHGPMKGHSDWVRCVRFSPDSTVVLSGSNDGTVRLWDVSNGQQVTQLFQGDRRILSVGTSPDGHRVVCGSNHGKIVVLDRHGGTTLVGPIDAHKAWVRSVEFSPDGKRLVSGSHDKSVVIWDAETGKQLVVCGKSGGAHSSLFLSVSFSPNGLYVASGCYDHTVRVWDSENGKLIHGPLKAHTDRVECIQFSPDGSHLVSCSWDRTIRFWDVSLLGTHSQENATTGTNNAGAGVPTSDSHVSHLSSLDGDGWVVDSHGRRLVWVPSDLRTYLALPPTSSIIADQGAFTLNTDGWNIGDRWMECYQP, from the exons ATGCCATTGTTGTCTCTGAGCGAGTCGCTCGCTCGCGTGAAGCATAAACTGAAGCAACGCCTGAGCATAGGCGCAACCAATAACACCCTAGGTAGCGGCTCTGTCAGTCGGATGTGGCCTAGCGTGACCGCCTTGCTCAGCCAGCTCGAGTCGAGTGCCGAACCGTTCGGCCCACTCAAGTCCGCGATTAGCGTACTAGCCAGACTAGCTGAAGCTTGCGAG GGTCTATCGAAGGAACAAAGTGAATACGAGCAACTGCGAAAGAAGATTGACAAGACTCTGAACGATATATCCACGCATATGAGAAGCCCGGCGGAAGGCATGATGACGGACAGTGTCAAGCTGATTTGCTC AGAGATCGAAGCAGAAGTAAGCGCCCTGGATGCGAAACAGGGACTGAGTACGGGAAGGCTACTGGTGCGTGCCACGGATGGGCTAGATGAGGTGATGGAGTGCTGTCAGCGTGTCCACGATCATCTCGAACGTCTCACT CTGAATCTGAACCTAAACATACTCCAAGGCATATCCGAACAGATGCTA GAACTCATACTCGCCAAGATGACGCCCTCCATGTCAGCGGTCTACAACTCGGCCGAGGCCGCCGAAATCAAGCGAGGAGCATGCACAGAAGGAACCAGGGAGGCGCAGATCAAGCTGCTGCTGGAGTGGGCCGACGAGCCAAGCTCCGGTAGGACATGCTGGATGAACGGAATGGCTGGCACCGGAAAGACCACGATCGCATACACCGTGTGCACCGAGCTGAAGAGTAAAAACCAACTAGGCGcaagcttcttctgctcACGGACGATCCCGGAGTGTCGTCGAGTCAAACACATCATCCCGTCGATTGCATACCAGCTCGCCCGTTTCTCACTTCCTTTCCGATGCGCGCTTTCTAAAGCCCTCAGCGCCGACATCGATGCGCATGCTCTAGCGCTGAATGTGCAGTACAAGAAGCTGATCGAAGACCCGCTTGCGGCGGTCAAAGACTGCCTGCCGGCTGACCTGATCGTAGTGATCGACGCGCTGGACGAATGCGACAACGAAGATAGCGTCGGCCAGATACTCGAGCTGCTGATGCCCGCCGCACACACGCTTCCGATCCGATATCTGATATCCAGTCGGCCGGAGAAAGAGATCACGCGCAACATGACTGGTCGACTCGATGGACATGACGATGCGCGGCTTGTGCTGCACAACCTGGACTCGGGCACCGTCAGGTTCGATATTGATACTTATATGCGCAAGGAACTTGCGGATGTCCCGCTGAACGAAGATCAGCGGCGTAGGATCGCTGACCGTTGCGGAGTACTATTTATATATGCATCGACTACCTGCAGGTACATCAGACAAGCGCACGAAATGAACACGCTGCACTCGGCTTTAGGCGTCATCATGCAGTCGGCATCCAGGTCGATGGAGTATGGGGGCGAAGAAGAGATCGATGAGCTGTACAAGAACATTCTGGATACGGCGTTCAACAAGGCCAGCGTAAACCAAGCAGACAGGCAAAAGATGAGGGCGGTGCTGGAAACGGCGGTATGCGCGATAGAGCCGATGACGAAAAGCGCGATCGCTGGTGTGCTGTCTCTGGACAACGATACGCAAGTGGACCGACTGCTGCTTCCGTTTCGATCAGTGCTGAACGTGGCTCAGAAGACCGGACTTGTGAGCACGTTGCATGCATCATTCCCGGACTTTATGCTTTCCCAGATTCGGTCAGGCCAATATCATTGCCCACCAAAACTACGTCATACAACGATTGCGGAAGCCTGCTTACGACTCATCGACGGTGCCGAGCCGAAGTTCAACATATGCGCACTGCCTTCTTCCTTCTTGCTAGACGACCAGGTCAAAGACCTCGCTCACCGGGTCACCCAGTCGATCTCACCCGGCCTCGCATATGCGTGTCGCTACTGGATCACCCACCTCACTCTTGGCGAACACACGAATCGCCTGACCGGGCTTGTTGGCGGCTTCTTCCAGTCCAGGCTGCTGCTATGGATGgaagtcatgagcctcaccaaGAACATACGTTATGCCGCATCCATCATACAGAGCGCCGAGAAGTGGTGTACC GAGCAAAACGTACCCGAACCTGTCACAAAGCTAGCCCACGACGCTTCTCAGTTCGTATCCGTCTATGCCAACCATCCCGTATCCCAAAGCACTCCACACATCTACGCTTCCATGCTTCCCTTCTGGCCTCAATCTCGGCCACTCTCGGCAGCATACATGCCAAGAACATCTGGACTTGCGCAGCCGACAGGAACAGCGATCGATCGACGCCGGCTGGCACTCATAGCCACATGGAAGGTCTCGACCCGAAACGTGGAGTCGATGAGTCTGTCAAGAGACGGAAGACGACTTGTGGTACCTACCGCAGACAGCATCGAGGTATGCGATACAACGACGGGGGAGAGTGTGGTCAGCCTCGCCGAAGAGCGCACAAAGAATGTCGACTACGTTGCGATATCTCCCGACGGATCCAAGGTGGCCTTCTCTAGCTATGGTGGTACCCCATATGTGTGGGACACCGCCAACGGAGGCGCGGTCACGCAGCTGCTTCCTGGTGGCGTGTCCGGTGGCCATTCGCTTGCATTCTCACCTGACGGGTCTCGCGTCGCCTGTGGCCTGGAGAACGGAAAGGTGTACGTCTGCGCATTGGAACAAGACGTCAGCGCTCTTGGTCCGCTCATGGGTCATACCTCATACGTCAACTCTGTCGTGTTCTCTTCCGACGGCTTGCATCTTGCATCTGGGTCGTACGACAAGACTGTGCGAGTGTGGGATGTACAGACAGGCCAGCCGGTTAGCACGCCCCTCGAGGGTCATACTGGTCCAGTGTGCTCAGTATGCTCCTGTCCCACTGACTCGCGCATTGCCTCGGGCTCACTTGATAAAACGGTCCGAGTGTGGGATCCGCAAACTGGCCAGACGGTGCTAGGACTACTCACAGCACATTCTGGCCCTGTATACTGCGTCGCGTTTTCACATAACGGCGCTTTCATTGCCTCTGGATCAACCAACAACACAATTCAAGTATATGACACGCGTACCGGCCACACGGTGCTTGGACCACTCGAGGGACACACCAACGCCATCAGATCGGTCATCTTCTCTCCCGACAGCACTCGCCTGTTCTCTTGCTCAGACGACGGCACGGTACGCGTATGGAACGTGCAAGACATCCATACCTCCAATCCTCTTCCGACTGCATCATCTCTTTCCTCGGCTATCCTCTGCATCCGATACTCTCGCAGCGGCACACGGCTTGTCTCTGGCTCAGAAGATGGGTTGATACACGTGTGGGATGTGGCGACCGGTCAGCTGGCGCTCGGACCACTTCATGGCCATAAATATGGTATTTTATCTGTGGACTACTCAGCCGATGATCGGTACATTGCGTCTGGTTCAGAAGACAAAACACTGCGAATCTGGGATGGACTGACGGGACAAGACATCCACGGACCGATGAAGGGGCATAGTGATTGGGTGAGGTGTGTGCGATTCTCACCGGACAGCACGGTCGTTCTCTCAGGGTCTAATGACGGCACCGTCCGACTATGGGATGTGAGCAACGGCCAACAAGTGACCCAACTGTTCCAAGGAGATCGCCGGATCCTGTCGGTTGGGACCTCTCCTGATGGCCATCGGGTTGTCTGTGGCTCAAATCATGGCAAGATAGTCGTGCTAGACCGACATGGCGGCACTACGCTCGTCGGCCCAATCGATGCTCACAAGGCCTGGGTTCGTTCGGTGGAGTTCTCTCCAGATGGCAAGCGCCTCGTCTCAGGGTCGCATGACAAATCAGTGGTAATATGGGATGCAGAGACAGGGAAGCAGCTTGTTGTTTGCGGCAAGAGCGGCGGCGCGCATAGTAGTCTTTTCCTCTCTGTGTCGTTCTCGCCCAACGGTCTGTATGTTGCATCTGGGTGTTATGACCATACTGTGCGCGTGTGGGACTCGGAGAACGGCAAGCTTATACACGGTCCTCTGAAGGCACATACCGATCGCGTGGAATGCATCCAGTTCTCACCTGATGGCTCACACCTCGTTTCGTGCTCGTGGGACCGCACCATTCGATTCTGGGACGTATCGCTTCTGGGAACACATTCACAAGAGAATGCAACCACAGGCACGA ACAATGCTGGAGCAGGCGTTCCCACTTCTGACTCCCATGTGTCTCATTTATCCTCTCTGGATGGCGATGGCTGGGTGGTGGACTCGCACGGTCGACGACTAGTATGGGTCCCATCAGACCTTCGCACCTATCTGGCACTCCCCCCGACCTCCTCGATCATCGCTGACCAAGGGGCTTTTACTCTAAACACGGACGGATGGAATATAGGAGATAGGTGGATGGAGTGTTACCAGCCTTAG